The genomic stretch TCAAAAGTAAATGATAAATCATGATCATATTGAATTGTATTGGAGACAAAGGATGCTTCATCGTCAAGTTATGTCGTGTCAAAGACAAAGGATACTTCATGGCGGGACTTGATCGTGTTAGAGCCAAAGGGCCCTTCATGCTTGAATTTGATCATGTCAGAGATAAAAGATACTTCATAGTTAGATTCGATCATGTTAGAGACAAATGATGATTCAATCGCATCAAAGACAAAGGACGCTTTGTAATTTCCCAAATCCCCTTTACGAGGGTAAGGATGTCTTTCActttttcatattcttttggACTAAATCAATCTCTGACCCTTTCGCCTTCGTCAGTCCCTATCAACCCCTCTTCATCTTCGTCGCCCCCCTTTACAAAGAGGTCGTAGTTGTTATTACGAGGGAGGATGTTCTTTCGAGACATTTCTCACATATAGTGGAGTATCACGATTCATGACAAACTCCTTCAAATTTGATTTTCATGTTGGTCCCAAAGAACTTCATCATTTTTGTTCTTGATTTTTCATCCCATGGAAGTTCAAGCTACTTGACATAGTGATTGACCCAATACATCAAATCATTACTTTTGCACTCGCACGACAAATGAAGCTTTGGTTTTCTCTCTATCCCATCTTCATCAAGATCATCATTGCATGGGAATCTTGTTTAGGTGGTATCAAATTCATGGGACTGAATTGGCACCACCTTACAACATTTGTTAGGGAATATTATAGTCTCGATATTACTTTGACACTAATCTGTTTGGTTTAGCTTATGTCCTTTGAATTTGAAAGGGATGCAAGGAACATTTTTTTACTCTTCTAGGAGAGGGTGGTGTTTCACCATCTCACTCCCCTTTATCCTCCGGTCCATGTAACGTATATATATTACTACGTACATGGACCGGAAGGAAGAATTTGGTGTCCTCAACGTTTGTTTGTGGCAGAGACTTTCAAATGCTGAACCGAGCCCAAATCATACGAACAGGTAAAGAGGAGGTAGGTGGACGACGAGTCCCTCTCTCATCATCCCATCCCACCTTGAAGGGATCAAACCAAACCGTACGTACGACACCTATCCTGAATGAATAATATACTCTTGGCGATGATGCCTCAACTTTTAAGTCTCCTCATCCTTTGAGGAGTGAGACAAATCAAGGCATGTATCAAACCCATTCTAAAGCAGATAGATTCGGCCGACATGCTCACTCACACCCACAAAGATAAAAAaggcttttgcttattatatacaAACGACATTTATCACAACACACTCAAATCATATTCTAATCTAATTTCAGACACAAGCATGTCGGCCTTTGCAAGTtcagggtatatatatatatatatatatatctttagaaACCCCAGAAGAGAGGTTGTAGGGATGATGTGCTCCTTGTCAACTGAGGGGTGCTAAACAGGTGGAACACAGAAAATTATAAAGAAAGCTTCACAAAGTCAAAGAGGAAGATTTGTTTCATAGACTAGTTggtgaaagagagagaaagagaaaagacaaTCATAAAATGATACCAATAAATGTAAGAAGACAAGGAATAAGAGAGGATTTCAATAAGAGGGCGTAGGAACATGAAGTGGGAGAAAGGGCAATACTGACAGACCAACAATGAGAGATAAAGGGCTTGTGTGACAAGAAAAGCATCTTAAAGgggaacaaaataataataataataataataataatagactcAAATATCAATGTATGAACATATATTATCAAATGGCATTTTAGTCATTATGAAACAAAATTCAATGTATGAACATGCAAATCAAATGAAAATTGCTTTGTTATTTCATTACATCACAAGCAAAATGCAGACATCTCATATATTATCAGAATATGCAATCTTCGTGAACTAAAACAGCAATCAGGAGTACTGTGGTTGAAGAAGAATGACAATAACAACGTACTTGGGAACATAAAGAGTGCCACACGAGATGAAAAGTCCTTTGAAGTAAAATGTCCAACAAACCTCTCCAGTGGTGGTTCTCGAGTTTAAACATAAGCTTTCCTTGGAGCTACTTCCGCACAAATATTTCTGTCACCTAAAAAGGCTACAAACAATTTGCTGAAATTTCTCCTCGACAAGATCCAGTTGGCCCAGGGCAGAAAAAGTGTACCAGAATCATGGCTTGAAAGGTGCAAATACCACCACAGAGTTGTGCCCTCCAAATCCGAATGAATTTGAGATAGCTGCATAAATGCAGTCAGAAAGAGAAGCGAGAATGTATACTCAccaacatgagagagagagagagagaaactaaTTTACTTACCAATATTAACTTCATGCTGCTGCTTTTTGTTAGCAACTGTATCAAACTCAACTGCTGGCTCGGGATTCTGTGGTGAAGGCAAAGGAGAATAAGTTAAATCAAAATTACAAGCTAAGGACATTATATTTATTTGTCCTCTTGTAATTTTACAGGGTGGATTTAATTTGTTGATAAAAAATCTTACGAATTCGTGCTCAAATAGGAACTACAATATTCAAAAGATGTTAATATGTTTTCTTTAACCAGGACTTGATATTTGTTCACATAAAAGTTTACATCCGTATATGACCACATTTTAGATAACATCCTTTTTGCTTTTTCACCAAGAGCCAACTTCCTACTTACAAATTGATTTATACTAGGATGCAGCCATCCAGTAGTGATGGCTTTCACTGTTGCGATGGCCTCTAAACCTCCTGCTGCTCCAAGGCAGTGCCCTATCATAGACTGCACAAGAGAACAAATTAGAAAAAAACGTTAAAGCAACACAAGTTCTTTGAAGAATATTGACACCAGATGGAGCTCACCTTGGTTGCATTCATCTTAATCCCAGATGGGTTCTTGAAGACTTGATTAATAGCATTTACCTCCGCCAAGTCACCCGCAAGAGTGGAAGTTGCATGAGCATTAATGTAACTAACCTGTATGCAAAACATCTTAGTCAGGAGGACACGATATGCAAACATGGTTCTTGTAACTAAACTGAACCATTATAACTGATTCTTCATAGCATAGTGGAATTTTAACTAAACTAATTGCAACTGGAAAGATGACCATTAAAGCCAGTTGTTTGATGTTTATAAAGCAGAAGATTTGTGTTTGCATAAAACAATTTAAAGACATCTCTGGAATATTATttgacagaagaaaaaaaaagaacaggATAGTTATATtgcaaattattaaaaaaaaaagctcaATGTATGAAAGACTTGAAAGAAAACTTTGAATTTAAGATATCTCACTCACAGAGAAATGATTTCTTACATGCCTTTTACATAAAAAAGATAATAGTGGAAAATTTTGTAGATGCACCATAAATCTGCATGTGTTAATGCCTGGGTAAGAAATATTGCTTGCATTCTGGTGAGAAGAGGTAGCGTCAGTTGAGAATAAAAAGGGCACCAAAAACATGAGGCTCCCACTAATCTAGTGTCAAGGGAGAAGGACAAATGTCAAAGACATGCTCCAGCACGTAAAAGGAGTTCTGTTCATGGCTTGTATCCATGACATCCGCAACCAAGGTTAAATGGTCTTAAAGTGGTTCAGACAAGCTCAGACGATCTCTTTAATTGCATCAATAATATCTTAGAGGTTTGAGAAGACAAATAAGAAGAATGAAGCATGGCTTGTCAAAAGCAATTAGGAGATGCTGGCCTATCGCCCACCAACAAAGTTAAATTATGGAAAATAACCAATTTAGCCACAAATATAGTTGAGGAAGATGGTCCCTATATGAATGCTCAGGTTAATAGATACCAACAGAACTGAAAATGTGCACAGGCACATGTTTAACTAAAAGTGGCACTTATTATGCTGATTAGAAATAAATTTAATGGAGTTTGCAACTTTCAACAAAATTTTACCCTGAAATACAACACTGCTATGAAAGTTTATACATGCATGACAATCAACAAACAAACATATTTAAATGCTTCACACAAATAAAGATAATTGACTTACCTCTTCTGGTGCTACTCCAGCATCTTCAAGACTTTTCCTGATACAAGATGAAACTCCAAGACCATCAGCTCTAGGATCTGTCATATGATAGGCATCACAGTTCACAGCACCTCCCAGATACTCAGCTATAATTGGTGCATCACGCTTCAttgcatgttcaaggctctccatGACCTGTTTTTCAAGAAACATCATAAGAAACAACAAAAAGCAATAATGAATATATTGATGAACAAAATATCTGCGGAGTACATCTCATGTGTCTAGCCATAACAGAAAATTAATATCTAGTGTATTATGTATTTTGCCTTGTATGGTAATTTGACACATCACATATCCAATATCCAGCAAAATAACTAGGCAGACACCAATaaagttgaaaattttaaaacctTGATATAACTAAACAAAAATGTTATGTTTGTGCGTTTTCTGTTGCTCATTCCAAGCATTTCTCAAACTAACAGGAATAAACAATTCTACAAACTCATAATAACCATGCACTGGCTTTAATTCTCTGTCACATACTGCAAACATGAGAATAGATATCAGGTGTGAACAAGCTTTCAGGTACAAAGTTTGCTATTGCTTGTTAAACCATCACTTACACTTTTGAGTTTGTGTTCACACTAATTACACATTGGTGCCTTCATGAATCATGATTCAATGAATCATTTTAGCAGTTAGGAAATAACATGACCACAAAAATTAGTCACCAACAAGAGGAAGTTGCAGTAAAATGTGGTGGGATTCGTATGAATAGTACACTAAGACCTGCTTTCACCAGTGAACAAttgagagttctatcaatataaaaTGAGGACCAGTCCCAGTGGTCTGGTaatattcaaagagaaacatAGGGGCAGGAAGCAAATTTAATTTGGTGGCTCAAAGAGGGATAGAGAAAGACAACTATAAAGAGATTAACAATCAGTAAAATTTAATATACAGTTGGAAACTATGGCAATTCCTCTACAATATGTGAAAATGCAATATTTGAAGATCATGTTATAAAAGGTTTATTTATAGTCCATGGTATGGGAGATTTCACTTACACTTTTGTTATTTGCTGAATACCCTAACTAATTTTGTAAAACATAGCATAATGTTATTTGCTGGAGGAAGGAGAGGGCAGCGGCGATGGACGTAGAGCTTCATTTTGGGTTTGTCTCACTTGGGATGTCGGGGGGGAGAGGGGGATTGTTGTGTTAGGGTACatcagttggttcgattgaatcaaTTTGCTCATCCAATCGAACTAGGCTTGAAACCCAACCCAACTTCACTCGGGCACTCACTTGAGGCGCTTGGCGCCTGGGCTTAGGTGAGCTCCGAGTGCCTTTTGAAAACACTGACTCACAAGTACCGAAAAGAGACAAAAAATGGTACAATATTTTCTTAACcaaatatacatatatggacAAGTAGGAAAAACTCATGGAAAATTATTATAAGTGAAAAAAATTGTACCAAAAGAAATGCATAAGCATgaaaaatgtcttaattatttcaGCTCAAGAACTACCCATTGGAAAAGCTATATTCAATTTAAGAAACCAAGCTATTAGTTAAACATAAGGTGCACAACATGAAAGATACCATGTATATGAAGATACATACCAACACACCAGCACCTTCACCCATAACAAAACCATCTCGACCTGTGTCCCATGGCCTTGATGCAGTTTTTGGATCATCATTTCTCTGGGACAGTGCTCTACAGGCGACAAACCCACCAACACCAATAGGAATAATGGCAGCTTCAGTACCCCCAGCAATCATTATATCAGCCTCACCTCGACGTATATGGTTAGCAGCAGCATAAAAGCAATAGTTGGAGGTTGCACAGGCAGTTGAAATGGAGTAATTTGCGCCCATAAATCCAATATCCATAGCAAGTAAGGCAGAACCCATGTTTGTTATAGCATAAGGAATGAAAAATGGAGTTATTTTCCTATGGCCTTTCTCTATAAGAGCCTGAACACCATCGGAAAACACTGTAAGACCACCCATGCCTGTGCCAACAAGCACACCTGCTCGAACCTTGTCAATCTGCCAGCAAAACATGGTCATTGGCATAGGATTAAGTGAGTAAAGTAAAAGATGGAACATATACACTATATGACAAATTGTATTAAGGTTATAAACCTTTAGAGAAAACAAAATGCACAACAACAACAGCAGACCATAATGTTCCAACTGTTGGGGTAGGCAACATGGTCCTTTACCTCCATTAGCTCTGCCAAGAGCAGTATCACTAGTCAAACTTAGAACGATACTGATGCTTGATGGCAACTGAACAAGAAGGCTTGAATGATCTTAGTTTGACCATTATATGCATTATGAGAAAATCCTTAGAAATATCTAAATGCTGAACTAATGTGGTAGCAACATGAGGAAGCCAAGCTAGATCGAGGCCAGACTTTTTAGCAACCGCAAGAAATTGATTTTTAGCCAAATTTCTTCAATCAAGACATGAGGCACCTTATATAAGCAAACACTTAAAATGAGCATGAAAAGACTAAGTTGTCTGAAGTTGAAAGTTAATTAAGCCAGATTCACAGTTAACAGATATGGGAATAGATCACCTTTTACTGAACAAGAAATCAAACTAACAAACTATCCTATAACAAGTTGACACTGTGTCCTTAAGCTAACACATGTGGTTCTATTATTCTCATACTTGTGCTGAGGAAACTGACAAAGAGTTGTTTGCAAATGATGAGTTCACTCTGTGCAAATGTCATTTTACCACTTATGTTTCACCCCACAACCTCAACAATAAGTCAGTAAGTGGCAATCTTTCCTTGTTACCATCCATGTTTAAATAATTTCAAAGTTGAAAACAAAGCGACCATCACTAGTGGCATAATATTGCTCAGTTATCCATTCTGGAAAGAAATACTTTCCCTCCTTTCCTTATCTATATATCGACAAAGCACTGTAAAATACCTCCGATGATATTCCTATTATATAGCATTCCAACCGAGAGACAAGAGTTAAAGATAGTAAACATTTAGAACACCATGGTACAAGCCTCTATAGAAGGCTAGATAATGCTCTGAGCTTTCATATAGGGCTTTATCATATCCCCAGCTTTCTGCTCttgtttgaggaacagagaaATACAGATGGAAGAACCTGATTTCATTGACCAAAGGTTTGATTTTTTTACGAGAGCAGTACCAACCTTTACCAGAAACATCTTAGAATCTCTTTGACACAACAGCTTTGTATCTTCCAACCCATTATTGATCTTTTCGGCAAGACATGGATCAGAACCAGATCTCCTCTCCGGTCCGTAAAATGTGAATCTTAAACTATACTTCTTAGTGAAATGCGAGGATGCCATACCTTGCTGATTGCTTGGCTGCCGACACCGAGGCCAGCGCTCTCGAGAGCCTTCTTGCCGCTGACAAGGCAATACCTCAGACAGTCATCGAGCCGCCGGTCGTTCTTCCCGTCAATGTACCCCTCCGACGAGAACCCCCTGATCTGCCCGGCGAACCTCGTGGGTAATTTGGAGGCGTCGAACCGGTCGATGGGCCCGATCCCGCTCTCCCCCTCCAGAAGCTTCTCGTAGTACGCATCTACGTCATTCCCGAACACCGAGACAAGCCCCATCCCGGTGATGACCACCCGCTTCTTGGGATCCGTCTCGCGGCGTGGCGCCGCCGCGACGACGGAGGCGCGGATGGAGCTGGCGCCGGCGGGCCGGCGGAGGGAGGGACGTCGGGGGGTGGCGGACGGCGTAGCGGGGGAGAGGCGGAGGCCGTCCATCGTAGGGACGCGGAGGGTCTGCATCCCGGTGCTGGGTAGAACCCTAGAATTCTGGGAGGAGGGAAGAGGGCGAAACGCGAATAGAAATGGGAGCTCGAAGCAGAGGGAGGGAGAATAGGGGAGGCGGAGACGTCGAGGGAGAAGATTTGATGCATTATCGCATCCGACGTTCTCGACTAAACACCAAACATGTGAATCTCCGTTGATCAACGTGAAACGCATTCCACAGAGAGCGGGTCCCACGGGCCGACGTCTTTCTGGAAGACAGCGGATCCGAAGCACTTGTGTGGCGATTCGGTTGGTCCGCCGGAACAGAGGACAGCGATCTGAGCGGGGCCGGGCCGGGCCGGCCGGCTATCGAGGCGATGAAGCCGATGTACCGCGTTTGTGACGTGGCTAAATATGATTGACTGCAAGCAGCAATGAGGGCTGGGGGAGCCTTAATGTGGTTCACCAGACACAATGAATGAGCTGATCCAGCCTCATTCATGTCCCATGTAGGAGCAATGTTCCGGAGGAGCATCATAAGTGTACTTCTTCACCGACCTTGTTTATGGATTCGGGTATTTACCGAGGGCCATTTGTACCGATAAGTCCAGCCCAGTAAAAGGTAAGAAGGACATCTCACGAAAAATTCttctgaaaataataataatgtataTATAATAAGATTTATTCGCAGAAAAAAGGCGGGGCCACTTCCAGAGCGTAACCTCCGCCGCCATTCTGGCCAAACCTTCTAGGAGCTTCCAGAACCCTCTCTCGTCTGCTCCTCAACAGCTCCTGTCACTCAATTACCTGATCCAAATTGAAAATAATCTTGGAAGTATGAATTTTGTTTCACGGATATAAATATTAACTGTATCCAATAATAAacgtttttattattattattgttgttatcatTGGCGCAAAATTAGATATTTGTCTTCTTTGTTTTAATCTGGATTCGGGTTGGAATCTCCACAGATTTGGATTTGGATCTAGGGAATTGACATGCACCATGTGCTTGTCAGTGATGGATACACATGCAGCAGCGTGGGGGAATAAGTCAACGTGGGCATGCAAAGAGTTGACTCGCTTCGCTTTGACTAAGAATCATGCAAGAATATTACTGTACAAACCCTCTCGCTGGAAGGACGACGACTCTATTTCGTGTGTCTTCCATCTCCTAATTGTGGCATGAGTATCATATCCTCCGTTATTAAGGACGAGTCTTCTTCACTACAATATAAACATAATAATTAATAATCGTCAAATTTTTTTCATAtctaacaaaaataaattatGTTAATTGTCagaagggaaaagaaaaaaaaaaaagaaaactttgattttaattcTATGTGCATTATAGTCCTATTTATAGGGTGAAAAAGAATAAATTCAATCTAGAAATTAAAGGATGTCAAATCCTAATTATTCTGTGAGAATCAGGAAAGTGATATGAGACCCCTTTTATATATTAACTTTAATATATTCTTATAAACTTAAAGATgatttaatataaataagcttaaaattaaaaaaaattaaatctagaATTAATCGATTAGGTAGGATCTCAACTATGCTTAATAACAAAGAGTTGTGCTGAACGATAAAGATGAAGAGAGCAAGATGTGTTTGATATATGGTTTGTAGTAGATAAGGTATGTCGTgtgtgttgggctgatggcccatatttagcccatgtgggttttatcagcccacagctcacaccccctcttaacctaaccctaattaagattagggggtgtggtggctgcgttttagaggcagattaaagctataaaaaggcagcaacgaggcagatctttgcagcgacgagattccaaagagaggaaggagaacaaggcagaagaggaagagaaagaaagggaagaagacaaggacaacgcagagagactgttcacaatcatctagcagtgttctcatctcaggttagatcaaatctacagtaggctcttgctgagattacttgggaggttttagatattgtgggcagtaacgtgatccttgtatcccagttattctcttgtggttgttgcttgggttttgggcaagagattgagatttgtatattcattattctcatagtggattatctctagtttgccccgtggtttttacccttcacattgaaggggttttccacgtatatcttggtgttctgattgattgtgtttccattttattccgctgcgtattttggtcttctagtatttgttcctatacaaaggttattcctgtttatatccccatcaactggtatcagagcggggttttgatgatttaatttttgtatttgaacatggaggccagtaatatttctcacatgattagtttgaatggaaataattggatgatatggaaaccaagaatggaagatctcttgtattgcaaagatttgtatggacctttgcaaggggatagtgcaaaacctacaactatgatagatgatgagtggaagaggttagatcgaaaaacaattggatttattagacagtggcttgatgatagtgtatttcaccatgtttctactgaaatttctacatattctctttggaaaaaattggaaagtctctatgaaagaaaaacagccggcaacaaagcttttttgatcagaaaacttgtgaacctaaaatatagagagggtgcttctattgctgagcatttgaatgaaatgcagagtattactaaccagttatcctctatgagaatgtctcttgatgatgagttgcaggcattgttacttctcagttcattaccagaaagttgggagacactggtggtttcccttagtaattctgcgccagatggtattgtcactatgagtcaagtaacaagcagtttgttgaatgaggagttgagaagaaagagttcggcaacatctcagaatgattcacaggcacttatctcagagaacagaggaaggtcaaagtctagaagcagttcacgtatgggtaggagcaagtcaagatcaagaaaagatattgtttgctataattgtggtgagaaagaacattacaaga from Musa acuminata AAA Group cultivar baxijiao chromosome BXJ1-3, Cavendish_Baxijiao_AAA, whole genome shotgun sequence encodes the following:
- the LOC135617400 gene encoding 3-oxoacyl-[acyl-carrier-protein] synthase I, chloroplastic-like, translating into MRFTLINGDSHVWCLVENVGCDNASNLLPRRLRLPYSPSLCFELPFLFAFRPLPSSQNSRVLPSTGMQTLRVPTMDGLRLSPATPSATPRRPSLRRPAGASSIRASVVAAAPRRETDPKKRVVITGMGLVSVFGNDVDAYYEKLLEGESGIGPIDRFDASKLPTRFAGQIRGFSSEGYIDGKNDRRLDDCLRYCLVSGKKALESAGLGVGSQAISKIDKVRAGVLVGTGMGGLTVFSDGVQALIEKGHRKITPFFIPYAITNMGSALLAMDIGFMGANYSISTACATSNYCFYAAANHIRRGEADIMIAGGTEAAIIPIGVGGFVACRALSQRNDDPKTASRPWDTGRDGFVMGEGAGVLVMESLEHAMKRDAPIIAEYLGGAVNCDAYHMTDPRADGLGVSSCIRKSLEDAGVAPEEVSYINAHATSTLAGDLAEVNAINQVFKNPSGIKMNATKSMIGHCLGAAGGLEAIATVKAITTGWLHPSINQFNPEPAVEFDTVANKKQQHEVNIAISNSFGFGGHNSVVVFAPFKP